A window of Streptomyces sp. SAI-127 contains these coding sequences:
- a CDS encoding PASTA domain-containing protein, which produces MTLRAFMHRIAVLAIFSLLLSGCEKGNPLTVVRAVAAGAPSLAPFFEENSGLGRDATTVRSQPVQGSLQQGDTPGLYGGSEQPTICDVAKLERFLTDPRNHKKAQAWAGVLNIGTDGIPEYLDRLTPVLLRHDTLVKNHDYKKEKAVPYNSLLQAGISILVDEQGLPAVKCSCGNPLRPFEGDTGRISVQFEDGNKKWAGYQRESVVAVKPAPRKLARIALVDVQEPARGISRPVGSTGEKDTTFNAKKRRTVPDLTGTTFARASRKLIDAGLAAGYAGQGVPSDGARVTATDPPAGAELPFGQYVMLTVAGGGTSTSGGETGPTTTPPPPSSGAKTPPTSTPPKSGPSGSSGGRPGESSSPPPSSSSGRPGASSSPPSSSTAPGSPSPGKSSSPPSRPPSTGSPPTGAPVTSSAPPPAPPATTSAPATREPPSSAPVTTRPATPPPATSEPATTGPVTTEPATSEPVTDGPSTTVAA; this is translated from the coding sequence ATGACACTTCGCGCATTTATGCACAGGATCGCCGTCCTGGCGATTTTCTCACTGCTGCTGAGCGGTTGTGAGAAGGGAAATCCACTGACGGTGGTCAGGGCGGTCGCCGCCGGTGCGCCCTCGCTCGCTCCGTTCTTCGAGGAGAACAGCGGGCTGGGCAGGGACGCCACCACCGTGCGGTCGCAGCCCGTCCAGGGAAGTCTCCAGCAGGGGGACACGCCCGGTCTGTACGGCGGCAGCGAGCAGCCGACCATCTGTGACGTCGCCAAACTCGAACGATTCCTCACCGATCCCAGGAATCACAAAAAGGCACAGGCGTGGGCCGGTGTGCTGAACATCGGCACGGACGGGATACCGGAATACCTGGATCGACTCACACCGGTTCTGCTGCGTCACGACACTCTCGTGAAGAACCACGACTACAAGAAGGAAAAGGCTGTCCCGTACAACTCCTTGCTCCAGGCGGGAATCTCGATTCTCGTCGATGAACAAGGGCTTCCGGCTGTGAAGTGCTCGTGTGGAAATCCACTGCGGCCCTTCGAGGGTGACACCGGCCGGATCTCCGTCCAGTTCGAGGACGGCAACAAGAAGTGGGCGGGATACCAGCGGGAGTCGGTGGTGGCCGTGAAGCCCGCTCCGCGGAAGCTGGCACGGATCGCTCTCGTCGACGTCCAGGAACCGGCCCGCGGCATCAGCCGTCCGGTCGGCAGCACCGGTGAGAAGGACACCACCTTCAACGCGAAGAAGCGGCGCACGGTGCCGGACCTGACCGGGACGACCTTCGCCCGGGCCAGTCGGAAGCTGATCGACGCCGGGCTGGCGGCCGGGTACGCCGGGCAGGGGGTGCCGTCCGACGGGGCGAGGGTCACGGCGACCGACCCGCCCGCGGGGGCGGAGCTGCCGTTCGGGCAGTACGTGATGCTGACCGTGGCCGGGGGCGGCACGAGCACCTCCGGCGGGGAGACCGGGCCCACGACCACTCCCCCACCGCCCTCCTCGGGGGCCAAGACACCGCCCACGAGCACCCCGCCGAAGTCGGGGCCCTCGGGATCGTCCGGCGGACGGCCCGGCGAGTCCTCCTCGCCACCTCCGTCCTCGTCGAGCGGCAGGCCCGGGGCGTCCTCTTCACCGCCGTCGTCGAGTACGGCTCCCGGCTCGCCGTCGCCGGGGAAGTCGAGCAGTCCGCCGAGCCGACCGCCTTCGACCGGTTCACCGCCGACCGGCGCCCCGGTCACCAGCAGCGCGCCGCCGCCAGCGCCACCGGCGACGACCAGCGCGCCCGCCACCAGGGAGCCGCCCAGCAGCGCTCCCGTGACCACCAGGCCGGCCACCCCGCCACCCGCCACGAGCGAACCGGCGACCACCGGACCCGTGACCACCGAGCCCGCCACCAGTGAGCCCGTCACCGACGGGCCGAGCACCACGGTCGCCGCGTAG
- a CDS encoding cytochrome c oxidase assembly protein, translating to MDHSGHGMTHDLAPFTLGRGLQWSADPFFLVACLLALGLYTWGVVRLRRRGDAWSVGRTVSYVAGVLSIALMMCTGLNDYGMVMFSVHMVQHMVISMLSPILILLGAPVTLALRALPVAGKGRKGPRELLLAVLHSRYMRIITHPAFTIPLFIASLYALYFTPIFDFLMGSKTGHIAMMVHFLAVGVVFFWPIIGVDPGPQRPGYLMRMLELFAGMPFHAFFGIALMMASEPMVETFKNPPASLGIDALSDQNYAGGIAWAFSEIPSVLVLIALLFQWYGSEQRQAKRTDRAADRDGDRDLEAYNAYLASLNARGR from the coding sequence ATGGACCACAGCGGGCACGGCATGACCCACGACCTGGCGCCGTTCACGCTGGGACGAGGGCTTCAGTGGTCGGCCGACCCCTTCTTCCTCGTCGCCTGCCTCCTTGCGCTCGGTCTCTACACGTGGGGAGTCGTGCGGCTGCGGCGCCGGGGGGACGCGTGGTCGGTGGGGCGGACCGTTTCCTATGTGGCCGGTGTGCTGTCCATAGCGCTGATGATGTGCACCGGGCTGAACGACTACGGAATGGTCATGTTCAGCGTGCACATGGTGCAGCACATGGTGATCAGCATGCTGTCGCCGATCCTCATCCTGCTCGGCGCCCCGGTGACCCTGGCACTTCGGGCGCTGCCGGTCGCGGGCAAGGGGCGCAAGGGACCCCGTGAGCTGCTGCTCGCCGTGCTGCACAGCCGGTACATGCGGATCATCACGCACCCGGCGTTCACCATTCCGCTGTTCATCGCGAGCCTGTACGCGCTGTACTTCACGCCGATCTTCGACTTCCTGATGGGGTCGAAGACCGGCCACATCGCGATGATGGTGCACTTCCTCGCCGTCGGTGTCGTCTTCTTCTGGCCGATCATCGGCGTCGATCCGGGACCGCAGCGCCCCGGGTATCTGATGCGGATGCTGGAGCTGTTCGCCGGGATGCCGTTCCACGCCTTCTTCGGCATCGCGCTGATGATGGCGTCCGAGCCCATGGTGGAGACGTTCAAGAACCCGCCCGCCTCGCTCGGCATCGACGCGCTCTCCGACCAGAACTACGCCGGCGGTATCGCCTGGGCGTTCAGCGAGATTCCCTCCGTGCTGGTGCTGATCGCACTGCTGTTCCAGTGGTACGGCTCCGAACAGCGGCAGGCCAAGCGCACGGACCGGGCCGCCGACCGCGACGGCGACAGGGATCTCGAGGCGTACAACGCGTATTTGGCCTCATTGAACGCACGCGGGCGTTAA
- a CDS encoding 6-phosphofructokinase, with amino-acid sequence MRIGVLTSGGDCPGLNAVIRSVVHRAVADHGDEVIGFRDGWKGLLECDYLKLDLDAVGGILARGGTILGSSRVQPSHLRDGVERAKGHVEELGLDAIIPIGGEGTLKAARLMSDAGLPVVGVPKTIDNDIAVTDVTFGFDTAVGVATEALDRLKTTAESHQRVLVVEVMGRHTGWIALHSGMAAGAHAIVVPERPFDIEELARRVGERFEAGKRFAIVVAAEGAKPAPGSMAFDEGAKDIYGHERFAGIARQLSIELEERLGKEARPVILGHVQRGGTPTAYDRVLATRFGWHAVEAVHRGEFGHMTALQGTDIVMVPLAEAVETLKTVPEDRYAEAECVL; translated from the coding sequence ATGCGCATTGGTGTCCTCACGTCCGGCGGCGACTGCCCCGGCCTGAACGCCGTCATCCGGTCCGTCGTGCACCGTGCCGTCGCCGACCACGGCGACGAGGTCATCGGTTTCCGGGACGGCTGGAAGGGCCTCCTGGAGTGCGACTACCTCAAGCTCGACCTCGACGCGGTGGGCGGCATCCTGGCCCGCGGCGGCACCATCCTCGGCTCCTCCCGGGTCCAGCCCTCGCATCTGCGGGACGGCGTGGAGCGGGCCAAGGGGCATGTCGAGGAGCTCGGGCTCGACGCGATCATTCCCATCGGCGGTGAGGGCACGCTCAAGGCCGCCCGGCTGATGTCGGACGCCGGCCTGCCCGTCGTGGGCGTGCCCAAGACCATCGACAACGACATCGCGGTCACCGATGTCACCTTCGGGTTCGACACCGCGGTAGGGGTCGCGACGGAGGCTCTCGACCGGCTCAAGACCACCGCCGAGTCCCACCAGCGGGTGCTCGTCGTCGAGGTCATGGGGCGGCACACCGGCTGGATAGCGCTGCACTCCGGGATGGCGGCCGGTGCGCACGCCATCGTCGTGCCGGAACGGCCCTTCGACATCGAGGAGCTGGCCCGCCGGGTCGGGGAGCGGTTCGAGGCGGGCAAGCGGTTCGCGATCGTCGTCGCCGCGGAGGGGGCCAAGCCGGCGCCCGGCTCCATGGCCTTCGACGAGGGCGCCAAGGACATCTACGGGCACGAGCGCTTCGCCGGGATCGCCCGTCAGCTGTCGATCGAGCTGGAGGAGCGGCTGGGGAAGGAAGCCCGGCCGGTCATCCTGGGGCATGTGCAGCGGGGTGGTACGCCGACCGCGTACGACCGCGTCCTCGCCACCCGGTTCGGATGGCATGCGGTGGAGGCCGTGCACCGTGGGGAGTTCGGTCACATGACGGCTCTGCAGGGGACCGACATCGTGATGGTGCCGCTGGCGGAGGCGGTCGAGACGCTGAAGACGGTGCCGGAGGACCGGTACGCCGAGGCGGAGTGCGTGCTCTAG
- a CDS encoding glutamine amidotransferase gives MSDNSLRIVWIYPDLLSTYGDQGNALVIERRARQRGLDVARLDVRSDQPIPTSGDIYLIGGGEDRPQRLAAERLRRDGGLHRAVGNGAIVFSVCAGYQILGHEFINDLGQREPGLGLLDVVSVRGEGERCVGDVLADIDPRLGLPPLTGFENHQGVTHLGPTARPFANVKLGKGNGTGDGTEGAYNDTVFGTYMHGPVLARNPLIADLLLKLALDVNALPPTDDRWYEALRNERITAAQQPA, from the coding sequence GTGAGCGACAACAGCCTGCGGATCGTCTGGATCTACCCCGACCTGCTCAGCACCTACGGCGACCAGGGCAACGCCCTCGTCATCGAACGCCGGGCCCGTCAGCGGGGCCTCGACGTGGCCCGGCTGGACGTGCGCAGCGACCAGCCGATCCCGACCTCCGGCGACATCTACCTGATCGGCGGCGGCGAGGACCGGCCGCAGCGGCTCGCGGCCGAGCGGCTGCGCCGGGACGGCGGTCTGCACCGGGCCGTCGGCAACGGCGCGATCGTCTTCTCGGTGTGCGCCGGCTACCAGATCCTCGGCCACGAGTTCATCAACGACCTCGGCCAGCGCGAGCCCGGCCTCGGCCTGCTCGACGTGGTCTCCGTGCGCGGTGAGGGCGAGCGCTGCGTCGGTGACGTGCTCGCCGACATCGACCCGCGCCTCGGCCTGCCCCCGCTGACCGGCTTCGAGAACCACCAGGGCGTCACCCACCTCGGCCCCACCGCCCGTCCGTTCGCCAACGTCAAGCTGGGCAAGGGCAATGGCACCGGGGACGGTACGGAGGGGGCGTACAACGACACGGTCTTCGGTACGTACATGCACGGACCCGTGCTCGCGCGCAACCCGCTCATCGCCGACCTGCTGCTGAAGCTCGCGCTCGACGTGAACGCGCTGCCGCCGACCGACGACCGCTGGTACGAGGCCCTGCGCAACGAGCGCATCACGGCCGCTCAGCAGCCCGCCTGA
- a CDS encoding MurT ligase domain-containing protein: MTGNSDPLSPRAKLAVTAGKAVAAASRAAGRGSGSVIGGRVALKLDPDLLARLAQNLDVVLVSATNGKTTTTRLIAEALGAAGPVVSNALGANMPAGITSALAGGSDARYGVIEVDEKYLAGVARDTDPKCIALLNLSRDQLDRAAETRMLAENWREGLAGSKAVVVANADDPLVVWAASSSPNVIWVAAGQMWKDDAWSCPSCGGVMQRPGDDWFCGECGFRRPTPSWALSGDHVLDPHGSAWPIHLQLPGRANKANAASSAAVAAVFGVPPQVALERMYQVQAVAGRYDVVQFQQRDLRLLLAKNPAGWLETFSLIDPPPTPVILSVNARGADGTDTSWLWDVDYTRLTGHPICVIGDRKLDLAVRLEVANQNFQVCDNLDQAVQMSPHGRIEVIANYTAFQDLRRRVGN, encoded by the coding sequence ATGACAGGCAACTCGGACCCGCTCTCGCCGCGGGCCAAGCTGGCCGTGACGGCGGGCAAGGCCGTCGCGGCGGCATCCCGAGCCGCGGGTCGCGGCAGCGGTTCGGTCATCGGCGGCCGGGTGGCCCTCAAACTCGACCCCGACCTTCTTGCCCGGCTCGCCCAGAACCTGGACGTCGTCCTCGTCTCGGCGACCAACGGAAAGACCACCACCACCCGGCTGATCGCGGAGGCACTGGGCGCCGCCGGGCCCGTCGTCTCCAACGCCCTCGGCGCCAACATGCCGGCCGGCATCACCTCCGCCCTCGCGGGTGGCTCGGACGCCCGGTACGGCGTCATCGAGGTCGACGAGAAGTACCTCGCGGGCGTGGCCCGCGACACCGACCCCAAGTGCATCGCCCTGCTGAACCTCTCCCGCGACCAGCTCGACCGCGCCGCCGAGACCCGCATGCTCGCGGAGAACTGGCGCGAGGGGCTCGCAGGTTCGAAGGCCGTCGTGGTCGCCAACGCCGACGACCCGCTCGTCGTGTGGGCCGCCTCCTCCTCCCCCAACGTCATCTGGGTCGCCGCCGGACAGATGTGGAAGGACGACGCCTGGTCGTGCCCGTCCTGCGGTGGTGTGATGCAGCGGCCGGGCGACGACTGGTTCTGCGGCGAGTGCGGGTTCCGGCGCCCCACGCCGAGCTGGGCCCTGTCCGGCGACCATGTGCTCGACCCGCACGGCTCCGCCTGGCCCATCCACCTCCAGCTGCCCGGCCGCGCCAACAAGGCCAACGCGGCTTCCTCCGCCGCCGTGGCCGCCGTCTTCGGCGTGCCGCCGCAGGTCGCCCTGGAACGCATGTACCAGGTGCAGGCCGTGGCGGGGCGCTACGACGTCGTCCAGTTCCAGCAGCGCGACCTGCGCCTGCTGCTCGCGAAGAACCCGGCCGGCTGGCTCGAAACGTTCAGCCTGATCGACCCGCCGCCCACCCCGGTGATCCTCTCCGTCAACGCCCGCGGCGCCGACGGCACCGACACCTCCTGGCTGTGGGACGTCGACTACACCCGCCTCACCGGCCACCCGATCTGCGTGATCGGCGACCGGAAGCTGGACCTCGCGGTGCGACTCGAGGTCGCGAACCAGAACTTCCAGGTCTGCGACAACCTCGACCAGGCCGTGCAGATGAGCCCGCACGGCCGTATCGAGGTCATCGCGAACTACACCGCCTTCCAGGACCTGCGCCGCCGCGTCGGCAACTGA
- the def gene encoding peptide deformylase, whose product MRNGSIPGTRGRVRALTLLGTPVLHTPCEDVTDFGPELATLVEDLFATMYASEGVGLAANQIGLPLRVFVYDCPDDEEVRHLGHVVNPRLVEVDGVVLRGPEGCLSLPGLEAGTERHDHAVVEGFTMAGDPITIHGTGFFARCLQHEMDHMEGKVYADRVKGRRHRRLMRQVGRASWSRGTGPA is encoded by the coding sequence ATGCGAAACGGCTCGATTCCGGGCACGCGGGGGCGCGTCCGCGCGCTCACCCTGCTCGGCACCCCGGTGTTGCACACACCCTGCGAGGACGTCACGGACTTCGGCCCCGAACTGGCGACCTTGGTCGAGGACTTGTTCGCGACGATGTACGCATCCGAGGGTGTGGGCCTCGCCGCCAACCAGATCGGCCTGCCGTTGCGCGTCTTCGTCTACGACTGCCCGGACGACGAGGAGGTCCGTCACCTGGGACATGTGGTGAACCCACGCCTGGTGGAGGTGGACGGTGTGGTGCTGAGGGGCCCCGAGGGCTGTCTGTCGTTGCCGGGCCTGGAGGCGGGAACGGAACGTCACGACCACGCGGTGGTGGAGGGCTTCACGATGGCGGGAGACCCGATCACGATCCACGGCACGGGCTTCTTCGCGAGGTGCCTACAGCACGAGATGGACCACATGGAGGGCAAGGTCTACGCGGACCGTGTGAAGGGACGACGCCACCGCAGGCTGATGCGACAAGTAGGGCGGGCCTCTTGGAGCAGGGGGACTGGTCCGGCCTGA
- a CDS encoding TetR family transcriptional regulator encodes MDTTQRTDQQRSADRRRRELLEAADRVVLRDGPQASMNAIAAEAGITKPILYRHFGDKGGLYAALAKRHTDALLDSLRAALDAPAERRERVEATLDTYLAAIEARPQVYRFLMHPAEGGQVGEQGFDVGKHSAPLLRRMGEELGQVIEDRLDLGPGSQLLARVWGHGIVGMMYAAGDWWLGERPCPRAELVKSLADLLWGRLAAVGDKVGGPGF; translated from the coding sequence ATGGACACCACACAGCGGACCGATCAGCAGCGGTCCGCCGACCGCCGTCGGCGCGAACTGCTGGAGGCCGCGGACAGAGTGGTGCTGCGCGATGGACCGCAGGCCTCTATGAACGCGATCGCCGCAGAAGCCGGCATCACCAAGCCGATCCTGTATCGGCACTTCGGTGACAAGGGGGGACTCTACGCTGCCCTCGCCAAACGGCACACGGACGCGTTGCTGGACTCGCTTCGGGCCGCGCTCGACGCTCCGGCGGAACGGCGTGAGCGGGTCGAGGCGACTTTGGACACGTACCTGGCCGCGATCGAGGCCCGGCCTCAGGTGTACCGGTTCCTGATGCACCCCGCCGAGGGGGGCCAGGTCGGGGAGCAGGGGTTCGATGTCGGTAAGCATTCCGCGCCCTTGCTGCGGAGGATGGGTGAAGAATTGGGGCAGGTCATCGAGGACCGGCTCGATCTCGGGCCCGGGAGCCAGTTGCTGGCGCGGGTGTGGGGGCACGGGATCGTCGGGATGATGTATGCGGCGGGTGACTGGTGGCTCGGGGAACGGCCTTGCCCGCGGGCGGAGTTGGTGAAGAGTCTGGCTGATCTGCTGTGGGGGCGGCTTGCGGCGGTCGGGGACAAGGTGGGGGGCCCTGGGTTCTGA
- a CDS encoding acyl-CoA dehydrogenase family protein, producing MAEFTMELNDEQKEVRDWLHGFAADVIRPAAAEWDEREETPWPVIQEAAKVGIYSLDFYAQQYFDPTGLGIPMAMEELFWGDAGIALSIVGTGLAAVGVLANGTEEQIGTWIPQMYGDANDVKVAAFCSSEPDAGSDVASMRTRAVYDEAKDEWVLNGTKTWATNGGIANVHVVVAVVDAELGSKGHASFIVPPNTPGLSQGQKFKKHGIRASHTAEVVLENVRVPGSCLLGGKEKLDQRLARARERAKTGGERVKNAAMATFEASRPAVGAMAVGTARAAYEVALDYAKTREQFGRPIIDNQGVAFQLADMRTSIDAARLLVWRASWMAINGKQFTAAEGSMSKLFASETAKKVTAQAVQILGGNGYTREYPVERMHRDAAIYTIFEGTSEIQRLVIARTLSGMSIR from the coding sequence ATGGCCGAGTTCACCATGGAGCTCAACGACGAACAGAAGGAGGTCCGGGACTGGCTGCACGGCTTCGCCGCCGACGTCATCCGCCCCGCGGCCGCCGAATGGGACGAGCGTGAGGAGACTCCCTGGCCGGTCATCCAGGAGGCCGCGAAGGTAGGCATCTACTCCCTCGACTTCTACGCCCAGCAGTACTTCGATCCCACCGGGCTCGGTATCCCGATGGCGATGGAGGAGCTGTTCTGGGGCGACGCGGGCATCGCCCTGTCGATCGTAGGCACCGGTCTCGCCGCTGTCGGCGTTCTCGCCAACGGCACCGAGGAGCAGATCGGCACCTGGATCCCCCAGATGTACGGCGACGCGAACGATGTCAAGGTCGCCGCGTTCTGCTCGTCCGAGCCGGACGCCGGCTCCGACGTGGCCTCCATGCGCACGCGCGCCGTGTACGACGAGGCCAAGGACGAGTGGGTGCTCAACGGCACCAAGACCTGGGCGACGAACGGCGGTATCGCCAACGTCCACGTGGTCGTCGCGGTCGTCGACGCCGAACTCGGCTCCAAGGGCCACGCGTCCTTCATCGTGCCGCCGAACACGCCGGGGCTGTCCCAGGGCCAGAAGTTCAAGAAGCACGGCATCCGTGCCTCGCACACCGCCGAGGTCGTGCTGGAGAACGTCCGGGTGCCCGGCTCCTGCCTCCTCGGTGGCAAGGAGAAGCTGGACCAGCGCCTCGCGCGGGCCCGGGAGCGGGCGAAGACCGGCGGGGAGCGGGTGAAGAACGCGGCGATGGCCACGTTCGAGGCCTCGCGGCCCGCCGTGGGCGCCATGGCCGTGGGCACCGCCCGGGCCGCCTACGAAGTCGCCCTCGACTACGCCAAGACGCGTGAGCAGTTCGGGCGGCCGATCATCGACAACCAGGGCGTGGCCTTCCAGCTCGCGGACATGCGCACCTCCATCGACGCGGCCCGTCTCCTGGTGTGGCGCGCTTCCTGGATGGCGATCAACGGAAAGCAGTTCACCGCCGCCGAGGGCTCGATGTCGAAGCTCTTCGCAAGTGAGACGGCGAAGAAGGTCACGGCGCAGGCGGTCCAGATCCTGGGCGGCAACGGCTACACCCGGGAGTACCCCGTGGAGCGCATGCACCGGGACGCCGCGATCTACACGATCTTCGAGGGTACGAGCGAGATCCAGCGGCTGGTCATCGCCCGGACCCTGTCCGGCATGTCCATCCGCTGA
- a CDS encoding DUF6213 family protein — MNREVTLPLIVDDRGTLQVTAADVSKLLRSLGGRWLHLVEAGADGLDEDTVAALTIELAKLADRIDVACIAHSSGSAP, encoded by the coding sequence GTGAACCGCGAAGTGACTCTGCCTCTGATCGTCGATGACCGCGGGACCCTGCAGGTGACTGCCGCCGATGTGAGCAAGTTGCTCCGCAGTCTTGGCGGGCGATGGTTGCACCTGGTCGAGGCCGGGGCCGACGGGCTCGACGAGGATACGGTGGCCGCGCTGACGATCGAACTGGCCAAGCTGGCCGATCGGATCGATGTGGCCTGTATCGCGCACAGCAGCGGCAGTGCGCCCTAG
- a CDS encoding NADP-dependent succinic semialdehyde dehydrogenase gives MPIATVNPANGETLKTYEAMGEEEIERRLQLAEATFRTYRTTSFDERARLLDRAAGLLDDIQQDIARVMTTEMGKPVKQARAEAAKCAKAMRWYAEHAESLLADEEPAEHDVKDSGASRALVRYRPLGPVLAVMPWNFPLWQVVRFAAPALMAGNVGLLKHASNVPQTALFLEDLFHQAGFPEGCFQTLLVGSGAIDEILRDERVKAATLTGSEPAGRAVASTAGNMVKKTVLELGGSDPYIVMPSADIDRAAEIAVTARVQNNGQSCIAAKRFIVHTDVYDRFAERFVEGMKALKVGDPLEEDTEVGPLSSEQGRADLEELVDDARRSGASVLCGGQRPDGPGWYYPPTVIADVTREMRIHREETFGPVATLYRADGLDEAVLIANDSPFGLSSNVWTRDGAEVDRFVRDLEAGGVYVNGMTASHPAFPFGGVKRSGYGRELSGHGIREFCNITTVWHGA, from the coding sequence ATGCCCATCGCGACGGTGAACCCGGCGAACGGCGAGACGCTCAAGACGTACGAGGCCATGGGCGAGGAGGAGATCGAACGCAGGCTCCAGCTCGCCGAGGCGACGTTCCGCACCTACCGGACGACGTCGTTCGACGAGCGCGCCCGTCTCCTGGACCGGGCCGCCGGGCTCCTCGACGACATCCAGCAGGACATCGCCCGGGTCATGACCACCGAGATGGGCAAGCCGGTCAAGCAGGCCCGCGCCGAGGCCGCCAAGTGCGCCAAGGCCATGCGCTGGTACGCCGAGCACGCGGAGTCGCTGCTGGCCGACGAGGAGCCCGCCGAGCACGACGTCAAGGACTCCGGCGCCTCCCGCGCCCTGGTCCGCTACCGGCCACTGGGGCCCGTGCTCGCGGTGATGCCGTGGAACTTCCCGCTGTGGCAGGTGGTCCGCTTCGCAGCGCCCGCCCTGATGGCGGGCAACGTCGGCCTGCTCAAGCACGCCTCGAACGTGCCGCAGACCGCGCTGTTCCTGGAGGACCTCTTCCATCAGGCGGGCTTCCCGGAGGGCTGTTTCCAGACGCTGCTCGTCGGGTCCGGCGCGATCGACGAGATCCTGCGCGACGAACGCGTCAAGGCGGCCACGCTCACGGGGAGTGAGCCCGCCGGGCGGGCCGTGGCGTCCACCGCCGGGAACATGGTGAAGAAGACGGTTCTGGAGCTCGGCGGCAGCGACCCGTACATCGTCATGCCGTCCGCGGACATCGACCGCGCCGCCGAGATCGCGGTGACCGCGCGGGTGCAGAACAACGGGCAGTCCTGCATCGCCGCCAAGCGGTTCATCGTGCACACGGACGTCTACGACCGTTTCGCCGAGCGGTTCGTCGAGGGCATGAAGGCCCTCAAGGTCGGCGACCCGCTGGAGGAGGACACCGAGGTCGGGCCGCTGTCCAGCGAGCAGGGCCGGGCCGATCTGGAGGAACTCGTCGACGACGCCAGGCGCAGCGGGGCGAGCGTGCTGTGCGGCGGGCAGCGGCCGGACGGGCCCGGCTGGTACTACCCGCCGACCGTCATCGCCGACGTCACCCGCGAGATGCGCATCCACCGCGAGGAGACGTTCGGGCCGGTGGCCACGCTGTACCGGGCGGACGGCCTCGACGAGGCGGTGCTGATCGCCAACGACTCGCCGTTCGGGCTGAGTTCCAACGTGTGGACGCGGGACGGGGCCGAGGTCGACCGGTTCGTACGGGATCTGGAGGCCGGCGGGGTGTACGTCAACGGGATGACCGCCTCGCATCCGGCGTTCCCGTTCGGCGGGGTCAAGCGGTCCGGATACGGGCGTGAGCTGTCCGGGCACGGAATCAGGGAGTTCTGCAACATCACCACGGTTTGGCACGGAGCGTGA
- a CDS encoding NUDIX domain-containing protein, with product MRTSAGLLLFRHTDDGLEVLLGHMGGPFFARRDAGAWTVPKGEYEPDSESAWDAARREFQEELGLPPPDGEAVALGEVRQTNGKVVTAWAIEADLDPATVVPGLFTMEWPPKSGQMREFPELDRVEWFGLDRGRAVIVKAQAAFLDRLAEHSA from the coding sequence GTGAGGACCAGCGCCGGCCTGCTGTTGTTCCGGCACACCGATGACGGCCTGGAGGTGTTGCTGGGCCATATGGGTGGCCCGTTCTTCGCCCGGCGGGACGCCGGAGCCTGGACGGTTCCCAAGGGCGAGTACGAGCCGGACTCGGAGTCGGCCTGGGACGCGGCCCGCCGCGAGTTCCAGGAGGAACTCGGGCTGCCGCCGCCCGACGGGGAGGCCGTAGCGCTGGGTGAGGTCCGGCAGACGAACGGCAAGGTCGTCACGGCATGGGCGATCGAGGCGGACCTCGATCCGGCGACCGTGGTTCCGGGCCTGTTCACCATGGAGTGGCCACCGAAGTCCGGGCAGATGCGGGAGTTCCCCGAGCTGGACCGGGTGGAGTGGTTCGGCCTCGACCGGGGCAGGGCCGTGATCGTCAAGGCGCAGGCCGCGTTTCTCGACCGGCTGGCTGAGCACTCGGCCTGA